In a genomic window of Deinococcus proteolyticus MRP:
- the parS gene encoding type II RES/Xre toxin-antitoxin system antitoxin, whose product MTQTFTPTWTPPPFPGTSLLGLDASTLLELGDAVDQGFQSAALEGLARHLGMTLGQMLALLGVSESTYHSRRRSGRPLSADDSAALYHLARVTEAAEQYFTDPAEAHRWLSAPRVTFGNRTPLQFALLPGGAEYVTAVLGRLEHGVYV is encoded by the coding sequence ATGACCCAGACTTTTACCCCGACCTGGACCCCACCGCCCTTTCCCGGCACCTCCTTGCTGGGCCTGGACGCCTCCACGCTGCTGGAACTGGGAGACGCTGTGGATCAGGGATTCCAGAGTGCCGCCCTGGAAGGTCTTGCCCGGCACCTGGGCATGACGCTGGGCCAGATGCTGGCCCTGCTGGGCGTCAGTGAAAGCACCTACCATAGCCGCCGCCGCAGTGGCCGCCCCCTGAGCGCGGATGACAGTGCGGCTCTCTATCACCTGGCCCGCGTGACCGAGGCGGCTGAACAGTATTTTACGGACCCGGCGGAAGCCCACCGCTGGCTGAGCGCACCCCGCGTCACCTTCGGGAACCGCACGCCCTTGCAGTTCGCCCTGCTGCCGGGGGGAGCCGAGTACGTCACGGCTGTGCTGGGCCGGCTTGAACACGGAGTTTACGTCTGA
- a CDS encoding RES family NAD+ phosphorylase, which yields MSLTLYRLGKQQYLGSPLLSEYGVGAALYGGRWNSPDPVSLRRRVIYASDTLAQATLEVVVHADSQVLRTAAHGYVRFHVDEAAVADLDLSGLPDTWNALPGTPASQMIGDQWFDEQVSPVLRVPSVILPLDVYGPGQSNYLINPLHPDTERTVRFGGVWPYRFDPRL from the coding sequence GTGAGTCTGACGCTCTACCGCCTGGGCAAGCAGCAGTACCTCGGCAGCCCGCTTCTCAGTGAGTACGGTGTGGGGGCAGCACTGTACGGTGGACGCTGGAACAGTCCTGACCCGGTCAGCCTGCGTAGGCGGGTGATCTACGCCAGCGATACCCTGGCACAGGCCACCCTGGAAGTCGTGGTCCACGCAGACAGCCAGGTGCTCCGTACCGCTGCACATGGCTATGTCCGTTTCCACGTGGATGAGGCGGCGGTGGCAGATCTGGACCTCTCCGGGTTGCCGGACACCTGGAATGCCCTGCCGGGCACGCCGGCTTCGCAGATGATCGGGGATCAGTGGTTCGACGAACAGGTGTCGCCCGTGCTGCGCGTTCCCTCCGTGATTTTGCCGCTGGACGTGTACGGGCCAGGGCAGAGCAATTACCTGATCAACCCCCTGCATCCGGATACGGAGCGCACCGTGCGCTTCGGCGGCGTCTGGCCCTACCGTTTTGACCCGAGGCTCTGA
- a CDS encoding integrase core domain-containing protein, with the protein MLEDHPKLSLSKFASEVERPYHVLRDARQNAERSAQRTERCQHVLEAVRLRALEEPLSGYRLIYQALQDVLRPAPGLHTVRRCMVELKVQRPVPRKKRRPAVNPTPVVLWPAGRRIQIDATRLRLPDGICWAYLVLDVESRALLHIEVVRQLSASSAVTALQRGVHVLHHLGIHDPLLVMTDGGSDFTSGAFQAACQELGNWVRAKVSQKGGMGILERLNRTFKYDGVFREELTDIAQLRAFSTKFRDWYNSGRRHSSLGYAYPWVKLLAATESSNVA; encoded by the coding sequence TTGCTTGAAGACCACCCGAAGCTGAGTCTCAGCAAGTTTGCCAGCGAGGTAGAGCGCCCTTATCACGTCCTGCGCGATGCCCGGCAGAACGCAGAGCGTTCTGCACAGCGGACGGAACGATGTCAGCACGTTCTGGAAGCAGTGCGGCTGAGAGCCTTGGAAGAGCCACTCAGCGGCTACCGTCTGATTTATCAGGCCCTACAAGATGTTCTGCGGCCTGCTCCGGGCCTCCATACTGTCCGTCGCTGCATGGTGGAGTTGAAGGTGCAGCGTCCAGTTCCCAGAAAGAAACGCCGTCCAGCAGTGAACCCTACGCCCGTCGTTCTCTGGCCAGCGGGCCGCCGGATTCAGATAGATGCCACGCGGCTCCGCCTGCCAGATGGAATCTGTTGGGCATATCTCGTCTTGGATGTAGAAAGCCGCGCACTGCTTCACATTGAGGTGGTCCGGCAGCTCTCGGCCAGCAGCGCGGTGACCGCGCTGCAACGAGGAGTCCATGTACTGCACCATCTCGGCATCCATGACCCGCTCCTGGTCATGACTGATGGTGGCTCAGATTTTACGTCTGGCGCATTCCAGGCGGCCTGTCAGGAGCTGGGCAACTGGGTACGGGCCAAGGTCTCGCAGAAGGGAGGAATGGGCATCCTGGAAAGGCTCAACCGGACCTTCAAATATGATGGGGTCTTCCGGGAAGAATTGACTGACATTGCCCAGCTTCGTGCGTTCAGCACGAAGTTCAGAGACTGGTACAACTCTGGAAGGAGACATTCCAGCCTGGGGTACGCCTATCCCTGGGTTAAACTGCTTGCAGCTACGGAATCTTCGAACGTAGCCTGA
- a CDS encoding DUF2268 domain-containing protein — translation MKIIEVNTLPALRQVLLAPAEQQDELFRMLVMEPMRPTWEPMLAYMPHDPSDPSLSAARLIHLYRPELGAERGLRALEQLERAQVFEVNRRVLAEAMDALHPDAHEGLSPDITLTLALMDPDGPMKEGYVGMGNTPGWVGLYIWPRNENWLKLPAITAHEFNHNIRFQQPDWTFPMTLGAYLVAEGLGETFAAELHGESSLGPWTTDLQEETLRQLAPRYEELLLDNDFTQVRGYIFGDLPPEEFGAFAVPHVGVPPYAGYALGYHIVKDFLRRTGISAAEATYLPWRDIVNGSGWMRVP, via the coding sequence ATGAAGATCATTGAAGTCAACACCTTGCCCGCACTACGTCAGGTACTGCTTGCTCCAGCAGAGCAGCAAGACGAGTTGTTCAGAATGCTGGTAATGGAGCCTATGCGGCCAACTTGGGAACCCATGCTGGCCTATATGCCTCATGACCCGAGTGATCCCAGCCTGAGTGCTGCTCGACTTATCCACCTGTACCGTCCTGAATTGGGAGCTGAGCGTGGTTTACGTGCTTTGGAGCAGCTGGAACGTGCGCAAGTGTTCGAGGTTAACCGACGGGTGCTGGCAGAAGCTATGGACGCCCTCCATCCGGACGCCCACGAAGGCCTCAGCCCGGATATCACCCTGACCCTGGCTCTGATGGACCCGGACGGACCAATGAAAGAAGGTTACGTGGGCATGGGTAATACCCCGGGCTGGGTGGGTCTATATATCTGGCCCCGCAATGAGAACTGGTTGAAATTACCTGCCATTACGGCGCACGAATTCAACCACAACATCCGGTTTCAGCAGCCGGACTGGACCTTTCCTATGACCCTCGGAGCTTATCTTGTTGCAGAGGGCTTGGGAGAGACGTTCGCCGCAGAGCTACATGGAGAAAGCAGTCTGGGACCCTGGACGACGGACTTGCAGGAAGAAACACTACGGCAACTCGCCCCACGCTACGAAGAGTTGCTTCTCGACAATGACTTTACGCAGGTCCGTGGGTATATCTTCGGTGATCTACCCCCTGAGGAGTTCGGTGCCTTCGCCGTACCCCACGTTGGAGTGCCACCGTACGCGGGTTATGCGCTGGGATACCACATCGTCAAGGACTTTCTGAGGCGCACAGGAATCAGTGCTGCTGAAGCCACGTATCTCCCCTGGCGCGACATCGTCAATGGCTCAGGGTGGATGCGGGTGCCTTAA
- a CDS encoding transposase, protein MGKQRKTWSPEVKEQIVLAVLSGEQTIAEAAREYEVSESLIHTWRAQFLEAGRARLQGARPDAAQKKLEKEVEQLKAIIADKELSLYIAKKIRGL, encoded by the coding sequence ATGGGAAAACAACGCAAAACCTGGTCACCTGAGGTCAAGGAGCAGATTGTTCTGGCAGTCCTGAGCGGGGAACAGACCATTGCAGAAGCTGCTCGTGAATACGAGGTCAGCGAGAGTTTGATTCACACCTGGCGTGCCCAGTTTCTGGAAGCGGGACGCGCCCGCCTCCAGGGAGCCAGGCCAGATGCAGCTCAAAAGAAGCTGGAGAAAGAAGTCGAACAGCTCAAGGCCATCATTGCGGATAAGGAGTTGTCGCTCTATATCGCAAAAAAAATCCGGGGTCTCTGA
- a CDS encoding type II toxin-antitoxin system PemK/MazF family toxin, with protein sequence MRRGEIYLVDLNPTAGHEQRGKRPVLVVSPNAFNALTGTPIVLPVTSGGQFARMAGFAVSLDEAGTQTTGIVRCDQPRALDFSARGARLLEMVPRDVVDEVLARLAVLFS encoded by the coding sequence ATCAGACGGGGCGAGATTTACCTGGTGGATTTGAATCCTACGGCCGGACATGAGCAGCGTGGCAAGCGTCCAGTCCTGGTGGTGTCGCCGAATGCCTTCAACGCCCTGACTGGTACGCCCATCGTGCTGCCAGTGACCAGCGGAGGACAGTTCGCACGGATGGCCGGGTTTGCGGTGTCCCTGGACGAAGCTGGAACCCAGACCACGGGCATCGTGCGCTGTGATCAGCCCAGGGCACTTGATTTCAGCGCGCGGGGAGCCCGCCTTCTTGAGATGGTGCCCCGGGATGTGGTGGATGAGGTGCTGGCGCGTCTGGCGGTACTGTTCAGCTGA
- a CDS encoding transcriptional regulator, translated as MSQVYNRYYLEPTVTAMLQNVRGAFALIQALSDCGAHTQAQQLLNLLPLRENGYWFDANVQHLGGLLAWRQFDEDEALRRLDQAAVLARSAQDDELLSRILQTMFLTLVYFRRYSRAEDVRIQLIHIAASETYLEAWISEAGAALQLIRGERPATSRATSLREVGLLLRRVAGDSRTEMFPEGQRLLWENWQPLPEGLGSLSEADRADHVLLRPPSMRTDHHFRLRLLGGLRAELDGQPIELSDRHLLLLSALALGPQDATELAGALYAGRNPSGTLRTAVSRLRDRLQATGISGSDTVITRAQGGQYRLADGWTAEVDAQTVLQGNPADLPDLYAPLVCAVAVQREHLIVLTPDTFDREVTRMLERYPNRQQALLWLAALNREYPQRFTPLRGPVNQTAG; from the coding sequence GTGTCCCAGGTATATAACCGCTACTACCTTGAGCCGACCGTCACGGCCATGCTGCAAAACGTGCGTGGCGCTTTCGCTTTGATTCAGGCACTCAGCGACTGCGGTGCGCATACGCAGGCCCAGCAACTGCTCAATCTGCTTCCGCTGCGGGAAAACGGCTACTGGTTCGACGCCAATGTTCAGCACCTGGGCGGCCTGCTGGCCTGGCGACAGTTCGACGAAGACGAAGCCCTTCGCCGACTGGACCAGGCGGCCGTGCTGGCCCGCTCAGCTCAGGATGACGAGCTCCTTTCCCGCATTCTGCAGACCATGTTCCTGACGCTGGTGTACTTCCGCCGCTACAGCCGCGCTGAAGACGTGCGGATTCAGCTGATTCACATTGCGGCCAGTGAAACGTACCTGGAAGCCTGGATTTCCGAGGCCGGGGCTGCGTTGCAGCTGATTCGCGGTGAGCGGCCCGCGACCAGCCGTGCCACGTCCCTGCGTGAGGTCGGGCTGTTGCTGCGCCGCGTGGCCGGCGACAGCCGAACCGAAATGTTCCCTGAAGGACAGCGTTTGCTGTGGGAAAACTGGCAGCCGCTGCCTGAGGGACTAGGCAGCCTGTCTGAGGCGGACCGGGCTGACCACGTGTTGTTGCGGCCTCCTTCCATGCGCACTGATCACCATTTCCGTCTGCGGCTGCTGGGTGGCCTCCGCGCCGAGCTGGACGGCCAACCCATCGAATTGAGCGACAGGCATCTGTTGTTGCTGTCCGCGCTGGCTCTGGGCCCCCAGGACGCCACCGAGTTGGCTGGGGCGCTGTATGCCGGCCGCAACCCATCGGGAACCCTCCGCACAGCCGTCTCCCGTCTGCGGGACCGCCTGCAAGCGACCGGTATCAGTGGCAGTGACACCGTGATTACCCGTGCCCAGGGTGGACAGTACCGCTTGGCCGACGGCTGGACCGCTGAAGTGGACGCGCAAACTGTACTGCAGGGAAACCCGGCCGACTTGCCGGACCTCTACGCGCCGCTGGTCTGTGCTGTGGCTGTACAGCGCGAACACTTGATTGTCCTGACACCCGACACGTTTGACCGTGAGGTCACCAGGATGCTGGAACGCTACCCCAACCGCCAGCAGGCGCTGCTCTGGTTGGCGGCGCTGAACCGTGAGTACCCTCAGCGATTTACACCGCTCAGAGGTCCGGTCAATCAGACTGCCGGCTGA
- a CDS encoding helix-turn-helix domain-containing protein, producing the protein MIIIFDNDNNVAMSQADFLLHPVRMRIIQTLLSEAELTTTQLRERLPDIPVATLYRHMAELTGSKLLEVVREEKVRGTAERTYRLALELAQLDAQTVAAMSAEELQAAFGLFSAGLSADLGRYLQQERISPLEDGLTFAQVAVYASAEQYQELMTTWQTSLQALMGQGPAPKRQKRVVATIVLPVPLLPEPEAEA; encoded by the coding sequence TTGATTATCATTTTTGATAATGATAATAATGTGGCTATGAGTCAAGCTGACTTCCTGCTCCATCCCGTCCGAATGCGGATTATCCAAACCCTGCTCAGCGAAGCAGAACTCACCACCACGCAGTTGCGGGAACGGCTTCCCGATATTCCCGTTGCCACGCTCTACCGTCATATGGCGGAGTTGACCGGCAGCAAACTGCTTGAAGTGGTACGTGAAGAGAAAGTGCGGGGAACAGCCGAAAGAACCTACCGACTGGCTCTGGAACTGGCTCAGCTAGACGCTCAGACCGTAGCGGCCATGTCTGCAGAAGAGCTGCAAGCTGCCTTCGGCCTGTTCAGCGCTGGCCTCAGTGCAGATCTGGGGCGGTACCTTCAGCAGGAACGAATTAGCCCCCTGGAAGATGGCCTGACCTTCGCCCAAGTCGCTGTTTACGCCTCAGCCGAGCAGTACCAGGAACTGATGACCACCTGGCAAACCTCCTTGCAAGCCCTGATGGGACAGGGACCAGCTCCTAAGCGCCAGAAACGGGTGGTGGCGACCATTGTGTTGCCTGTTCCGCTGCTGCCCGAACCTGAGGCAGAGGCGTGA
- a CDS encoding AbrB/MazE/SpoVT family DNA-binding domain-containing protein — MHKTYLRKVGGSVMLSIPPALLDVLELTAGTAVGLNVEGGQLTVQPAPKPRYSLEELLAQCDLEAQCDPAGAQDAEEQHWLSDAPVGRELL; from the coding sequence GTGCATAAGACATACCTGAGAAAAGTCGGCGGTTCGGTGATGTTGAGTATTCCCCCTGCATTGCTGGACGTTCTGGAATTGACGGCAGGCACCGCTGTGGGCCTGAACGTCGAAGGGGGACAGTTGACGGTTCAGCCAGCCCCAAAACCGCGTTACTCCCTGGAAGAACTGCTGGCGCAGTGTGATTTAGAAGCGCAGTGTGATCCAGCAGGAGCGCAGGACGCAGAAGAACAGCATTGGCTGAGTGACGCGCCGGTGGGGCGTGAGCTTCTTTGA
- a CDS encoding ATP-binding cassette domain-containing protein yields MSAGVTLENLVLGYQQPILGPVSLHLKAGIHVLLGRNGAGKTTLMRTIAGILPPLSGKVQLGQPGRIGYLGHRAALSEGLTVEQNLKFWQHISRLYAQPQPLETLTEQFDLQHLLPKRVRQLSRGQRQRADLARLSLVRPDVLLLDEPLTGLDPVQARYIRQKMQEWSAECPLIYSTHSLPEALEMTSSFLLVQGRGVRLLDISELAEPEIELLLWLEAS; encoded by the coding sequence GTGAGCGCTGGAGTCACGCTGGAAAATCTGGTGTTGGGGTACCAGCAGCCCATCCTTGGACCGGTCTCACTGCATCTAAAGGCCGGTATCCACGTCCTGCTGGGCAGAAACGGTGCAGGCAAGACCACCCTGATGCGTACCATCGCGGGCATCCTGCCTCCGCTTTCGGGCAAAGTCCAGCTTGGGCAGCCGGGCAGAATCGGGTATCTGGGCCACCGCGCAGCGCTCAGCGAAGGATTGACCGTTGAACAGAATCTGAAATTCTGGCAGCACATCAGCCGCTTATACGCTCAGCCGCAGCCGCTGGAAACCCTCACTGAGCAATTCGACCTTCAGCATCTCCTGCCCAAGCGTGTCCGGCAGCTCAGCCGGGGTCAGAGGCAGCGCGCCGATCTTGCCCGGCTCAGTCTGGTCAGGCCAGATGTTCTTCTGCTGGATGAGCCACTGACCGGTCTGGACCCCGTGCAGGCGCGTTACATCCGTCAGAAGATGCAGGAATGGTCTGCCGAATGCCCCCTCATTTACTCGACCCACAGCCTGCCGGAAGCTTTGGAGATGACCAGTAGTTTCCTGCTGGTTCAGGGCCGGGGTGTCCGTCTTCTCGACATCAGCGAACTGGCCGAGCCGGAAATAGAGCTGCTGCTCTGGCTGGAGGCTTCATGA
- a CDS encoding MerR family transcriptional regulator — protein sequence MQLKIGELAQRTGLTTRTLRHYDELGLLTPEHRTEADYRLYSEGDLYRLLHIQGLKSLGLSLEEIRQALDHPEFQPQGVIERQIAMIEERQAEHTRLLARLRNLKEAAASGWEEVAEVIALSERLRHPSRIQRTLAALSVTPADTAVLSELVERLGTEPDFSVREHLTWAVVQLGEQALPG from the coding sequence ATGCAACTTAAAATCGGTGAGCTGGCCCAGCGCACCGGGCTGACCACACGCACACTACGGCATTATGACGAGCTGGGCCTTCTCACTCCAGAACACAGAACTGAAGCGGATTACCGGCTTTACAGTGAGGGTGACCTTTACCGTCTCCTGCATATTCAGGGACTCAAATCCCTTGGCCTGAGTCTGGAAGAGATCCGGCAGGCACTTGATCATCCCGAGTTCCAGCCTCAGGGGGTCATTGAACGGCAAATTGCCATGATTGAGGAGCGCCAGGCAGAGCACACCCGGCTGCTGGCCCGTTTACGTAACTTGAAAGAGGCCGCAGCCAGCGGGTGGGAAGAAGTGGCCGAAGTCATCGCCCTTAGTGAGCGCCTCCGCCATCCCAGCCGTATCCAACGTACGCTGGCCGCCCTGTCCGTCACTCCTGCGGACACTGCTGTACTTTCAGAACTGGTGGAGAGACTGGGCACTGAACCGGACTTCTCCGTGCGCGAACATCTCACTTGGGCGGTGGTGCAACTGGGTGAGCAAGCCTTGCCGGGGTAG
- a CDS encoding NERD domain-containing protein, giving the protein MAEFIVTEAFGGAGEEGEIKVFEAVKAAYAGEEALGFWKYPLVTKVTVREPDILIADPELGIIVIEVKSLPLDMIGAVTGYRWELTRPYYGKQQLNPYEQARRQAQALGELAVRKSGLTQLATRATVAVPLITREAWDNRFGALLSDVPMLFADQMTPARLRRALEMTPPVRYGEPLGDEDWLSLRRALGTSGSVPKRQVRYLQAPLESRRKIDLIARTARHLHAFDLQQELIAKTIPPGPQRIRGIAGSGKTVLLAQKAANMHLRHPDWNIALVFFSRSLYDQIKFQVNHWLKQATNGEVTLETAQHRLRILHAWGSKDQPGFYRTLATQIGAEPLTVANTPDASPTAKLLFACKALLDDAKATGRSLQIFDAVLIDEGQDLVHEEAALSFEEKQAFYWMAYQSLRPVARDALLDTGEPEARRLIWAYDEAQSLNTLTIPTTRALFGEAGAQVFGAGVTYKGGIKKSEIMNRCYRTPGPVLLAAHALGMGLLREEGMLAGLTNKKDWTAIGYEVEGRFLSGSQVTLTRSPANSPNPLAQFTDEPLVTFEHYPDRRAELKALMHSIQRDLSEGGLQPSRHLLVVVPGLEWQPYNLQREVFQTLRAAGISVYLPGNKDVNVPKQKWPNTDPNGFWRDGAVTVSPVTQAKGNEADVVYVVGLDHIAAQEDSIKLRNQLFVGISRSRGWVHLSGCGMQGKTLTAEIERVIAAGDTLNFTYRQPKRQLDDVE; this is encoded by the coding sequence GTGGCAGAATTCATCGTGACCGAGGCGTTCGGCGGCGCCGGCGAAGAGGGAGAGATCAAGGTCTTTGAGGCTGTAAAAGCCGCCTATGCCGGTGAAGAGGCCTTAGGCTTCTGGAAGTATCCGCTGGTGACCAAAGTGACCGTTCGGGAGCCGGACATCCTGATCGCCGACCCGGAACTCGGGATCATCGTCATCGAAGTCAAAAGCCTGCCGCTGGACATGATCGGCGCTGTGACCGGTTACCGCTGGGAGCTCACCCGTCCCTACTACGGCAAGCAGCAACTCAACCCCTATGAGCAGGCGCGCAGGCAGGCTCAGGCCCTCGGGGAACTGGCCGTCCGCAAATCGGGCCTGACGCAACTGGCCACCCGCGCTACCGTGGCGGTACCGCTGATCACCCGTGAGGCGTGGGACAACCGGTTCGGTGCCCTGCTGAGCGACGTGCCGATGCTGTTCGCCGACCAGATGACGCCGGCCCGCCTGCGCCGCGCCCTGGAGATGACGCCCCCGGTACGCTACGGCGAACCTCTCGGGGACGAAGACTGGCTGAGCCTGCGCCGGGCGCTGGGCACCAGCGGCAGTGTCCCGAAGCGCCAGGTGCGCTACCTGCAGGCTCCACTGGAATCCCGGCGCAAGATCGACCTGATTGCCCGCACCGCCCGGCACCTGCACGCGTTCGACCTCCAGCAGGAGCTCATCGCCAAAACCATTCCCCCAGGCCCGCAGCGGATCCGCGGCATCGCCGGCAGCGGCAAGACCGTCCTGCTGGCGCAGAAAGCGGCCAACATGCACCTGCGGCACCCGGACTGGAACATCGCCCTGGTCTTCTTCTCGCGGTCGCTCTACGATCAAATCAAGTTCCAGGTCAACCACTGGCTCAAACAGGCGACCAACGGCGAGGTGACCTTGGAGACCGCCCAGCACCGCCTGCGGATTCTCCATGCCTGGGGTTCGAAAGACCAGCCGGGCTTCTACCGCACCCTGGCCACGCAGATCGGGGCCGAGCCGCTGACGGTGGCCAACACTCCTGACGCCTCCCCCACCGCAAAGCTGCTGTTCGCCTGTAAGGCCCTCTTGGACGACGCCAAGGCGACCGGACGGTCGCTGCAGATCTTCGACGCCGTCTTGATTGATGAAGGGCAGGATCTGGTCCACGAGGAGGCGGCCCTTTCCTTCGAGGAAAAGCAGGCCTTCTACTGGATGGCCTATCAGTCGCTGCGCCCGGTGGCCCGGGACGCTCTGCTCGACACGGGCGAACCGGAAGCGCGCCGGCTGATCTGGGCTTATGACGAGGCCCAGTCGCTCAATACCCTGACCATTCCCACCACCCGCGCCCTGTTCGGAGAGGCCGGAGCGCAGGTCTTCGGAGCAGGCGTCACCTACAAAGGCGGCATCAAGAAGTCCGAAATCATGAACCGCTGCTACCGGACGCCCGGTCCAGTGCTGCTGGCCGCCCACGCCCTGGGGATGGGCCTGCTCCGGGAAGAGGGCATGCTGGCTGGCCTGACCAACAAGAAGGACTGGACCGCCATCGGCTACGAGGTGGAAGGCAGGTTCCTGAGCGGCAGCCAGGTCACCCTGACCCGCTCCCCGGCCAACTCCCCCAATCCGCTGGCGCAGTTCACCGACGAGCCGCTGGTGACGTTCGAGCACTACCCGGACCGGCGTGCTGAGCTGAAGGCGCTGATGCATTCCATCCAGCGCGACCTGTCAGAGGGCGGCCTACAACCCAGCCGCCACCTGCTGGTGGTGGTCCCGGGACTGGAGTGGCAGCCGTATAACCTGCAGCGGGAAGTCTTCCAGACCCTACGGGCAGCCGGCATCAGCGTCTACCTGCCGGGCAACAAGGATGTCAACGTCCCGAAGCAGAAGTGGCCGAATACCGACCCGAACGGCTTCTGGCGGGACGGGGCGGTGACGGTCAGCCCGGTGACGCAGGCCAAGGGAAACGAGGCCGACGTGGTGTATGTGGTGGGCCTGGATCACATTGCAGCCCAGGAGGACAGCATCAAGCTACGCAACCAGCTGTTCGTCGGGATCAGCCGCAGCCGGGGCTGGGTGCATTTGAGCGGCTGCGGGATGCAGGGCAAAACCCTGACCGCGGAGATTGAGCGGGTGATTGCGGCTGGGGACACCCTGAACTTCACCTACCGTCAGCCGAAACGGCAGCTGGATGACGTTGAATAG
- a CDS encoding C39 family peptidase: MNRTRSLLLLLLGLLPMTLPTAEAAKGAPVTKAAIRAAQPAPALALQNMPIIYQGYNDCGPASIGMVLAYYKQPVDVKTISAATKASPNSYMHVEQIGRYVGQYGLQTTQVKNANIGAPVRLIRLGVPVIALTYFQQVGVIPHFRVIRGFDQPKGLLYLADPLAGSVAMRYTDFNMLWNTQGKQMVAVYPPGLHQKVQAAIRGA; this comes from the coding sequence ATGAACCGTACCCGATCTCTCCTGCTGCTGTTGCTGGGCCTGCTCCCCATGACACTGCCTACCGCCGAGGCCGCCAAAGGGGCACCAGTCACGAAAGCAGCCATCAGAGCTGCACAGCCCGCGCCCGCCCTGGCACTGCAGAACATGCCGATCATCTACCAGGGCTACAACGACTGCGGACCGGCGAGTATCGGCATGGTGCTGGCGTATTACAAGCAGCCGGTGGACGTGAAAACCATCAGCGCCGCCACCAAGGCCAGCCCGAACAGCTACATGCACGTGGAACAGATTGGGCGCTATGTCGGGCAGTACGGCCTGCAGACCACGCAGGTGAAGAACGCGAACATCGGGGCGCCCGTGCGGCTGATTCGCCTGGGCGTGCCGGTGATCGCCCTGACCTACTTCCAGCAAGTGGGCGTGATTCCCCACTTCCGGGTGATCCGGGGCTTCGACCAGCCGAAGGGGCTACTGTACCTCGCGGACCCGCTGGCCGGCAGTGTGGCGATGCGTTACACGGATTTCAATATGCTCTGGAACACCCAGGGCAAGCAGATGGTGGCCGTCTACCCGCCGGGCCTGCACCAGAAGGTGCAGGCGGCCATCCGGGGGGCCTGA